The Bombus affinis isolate iyBomAffi1 chromosome 17, iyBomAffi1.2, whole genome shotgun sequence genome includes a region encoding these proteins:
- the LOC126925978 gene encoding sodium channel protein 60E-like isoform X3: protein MIPSQGGREGYKGSANPPSNGSEDNGFANRPRVAGLYATNLFREELVRFSSGETARSHGLARDTLERSPREIGSQRSLNLPTGIAEEFELLDRSRVGISRTPQPLRRGETDAAGHEPRSRFDESATRRRDHYGSPPVERIREREDEQQEECIARSACSTLRVSLLEFPLSEQTTWMESDVGDSKIPVSTDDLAGRRGPVDSSTFVTTSASILISPASETSECDAISPPEVEKSSPPPYTGLSPPEYTGQEYETSETPSPIFPNYPLTSYAEETHHRRSRSSISDAGLEFTAARDERLKRDSRFESEPDEALAEEIGRSRRTRSNLERSTDDDVSRCRDVARLRPPLAAATGVSADSGTGDSGSAEIQVDPLGIPRTTTAGEILDGRNGVENGQAASKSSIKTPTGNNKQTVKLFTKESLDRLENKTVQLVRDYGFQPKRRMSVEDGAVLPNKFEPFPTELYGRPLEEIDNFIYDETFCVVSKRFRKNYIHRFTATNSWFIFSPWNPIRRYCIYLSTNQYFDYIVMATIILNCAFLAMTETIEEAEYIFLAIYTAEMVIKSIAKGFALNKYTYLRNPWNWLDFVVITSGYATIGMEVGNLAGLRTFRVLRALKTVSIMPGLKTIINALLHSFKQLAEVMTLTIFCLMVFALFALQVYMGELRNKCVKIVEFNNTQVDWREWTWNSSNWAFDEDEEPIICGNATGARHCNESYICLCVGPNPNHGYTNFDNFLWSMLTTFQLITLDYWEDVYNKVLSACGPISVSFFTVVVFFGSFYLINLMLAVVALSYEEEAEITNEERRKDLTDHREDSTFSFDPTKINVKTLAKEKQKKLDARKGVLLSSYTRKKTRRRRRGRSTAGSGSSGQDKGGSVPSRSVTPSPSPSPRHSNVRPSHLLLQNISPRTVENNGVHRLAPNRGMLHSRQASNNSNQHSSLDDSGVVDDHDGDDVTSVEEHDRRDNKESRAHWQERIPTNNNADGNAETNAVETKNETNNETEVDNEREKSQATHSGGYLRAPTNVPVSLASGTTREIRVFKCNGVKTKKQMYTLPPEYLSHIVILDDLPDRNCEKCIQCCIDYEGWLRFQNCLYKVVRDPLFELTITLCIVLNTGFLAMEHHGMSESIRQALNIGNKVFTSIFTFECLLKLLALSKDFFANGWNNFDLIIVSASLIDLTFELVDGLSVIRGLRLLRVLKLAQSWTTMKVLLSIIISTIGALGNLTLVLVIVIYIFAVIGMQLFSKDYTLDKFYPDPVPRWNFNDFFHSFMMIFRILCGEWIEPLWDCMRAEEEDGPEACFAIFLPALVMGNFMVLNLFLALLLNSFNSEELKQKKEEVGDDSKLARSFDRIRSIIRKNKCSRLSQVVAKGKGKDARFEKIVRRVIDRSDNETKYAIQETVLSLPKDNVYNRSYQESLNQPVFSYDPMYSQSQTEEQRTNGRQREKEEEKDGSPDDENNYSSKEKEIEANEGKEEECEEVDVVRDSSSSNKAPVEERVAMLPQIDPFPRPEDRVPKRPWHALVSYVDELTVGGRRDSKGKYIDGMGSFPGFGRSNRRKEPQDCFPRQCYQKCTCIDRCIATAIGKKWIRMRTVILSVVDTPAFEWMILVFIFASSITLCFEDIYLDDNPFLKKILYWTNLGFCALFSIEMLLKWLALGFCKYFTSFWTILDFIIVFVSTFSLLIEENENLKVLRSLRTLRALRPLRAISRWQGMRIVVNALMYAIPSIFNVLLVCLVFWLIFSIMGVQFFGGKFFKCVDEYGELLDISIVNTKDDCLRKNYSWENSKITFDHVGIAYLALFQVATFEGWMEVMQDAVDARGVDLQPQREANIYAYFYFVIFIVCGSFFTLNLFIGVIIDNFNMLKKKYEGGVLEMFLTESQKHYYTAMKKLGRKKPQKVIKRPMNQILAMFYDLSNSRRFEIAIFILIFLNMLTMGIEHYDQPHPIFFVLEVSNAFFTTVFGLEAIVKIIGLRYHYFTVPWNLFDFLLVLASILGILMEDIMVDFPVSPTLLRVVRVFRIGRILRLIKAAKGIRKLLFALVVSLPALFNIGALLALITFIYAIIGMSIFGHVKKQGALDDMAHQEEEIGIVEDDLEMFYIRWSKYDPHATQFINFSQLSDFIASLDPPLGISKPNMVALVSFNLPIAKGNKIHCLDILHALVKHVLGHVEESEDFRKLQEQMDIKFKKQFPTRKELEIVSSTRMWKRQDKAARLIQRTIREFITAKKERERMAQEVDSQTQTSSPGGGNEGRGGGGWSGKVSAFLHVHRGSRASSRKSSRASDASDFSELGTASAWLFPNLPLLLLSGATGTHEDLPPPALTVSRPSPTTEQQSFTGSSATSATSSDLHIRSIGGPTLGRQNAVESYPDEEVPSLPTKRRSLPPSATTLSLNTLHRDIKEAFSRRCGSLRKKHQPAPEPAPLPIESTDVSILVTEPSPENSAPPTRPALLRRQSAATVVHVLVHRESEEYRDTQPDNAS from the exons ATGATACCTTCGCAAGGTGGCCGTGAGGGATACAAAGGTTCTGCCAACCCTCCGAGCAACGGCTCTGAGGACAATGGCTTCGCTAATCGACCCCGAGTGGCAGGCCTTTACGCGACGAATCTCTTCAGAGAAGAGCTCGTTCGATTCTCGTCAGGAGAGACTGCTCGATCTCATGGTCTCGCGCGAGATACTCTCGAAAGATCGCCACGAGAGATTGGAAGCCAGAGAAGTTTAAATCTCCCTACGGGCATAGCCGAGGAATTCGAGCTTTTGGATCGGTCGAGAGTCGGGATTTCGAGAACACCCCAGCCATTAAGGAGAGGAGAGACGGACGCTGCTGGTCACGAACCTAGATCCAGATTCGATGAATCCGCCACCAGACGAAGGGATCATTATGGATCGCCACCTGTCGAAAGGATTCGCGAGAGGGAGGACGAGCAACAGGAAGAATGTATTGCTCGATCCGCGTGCAGTACCCTTCGTGTGTCTCTCCTCGAGTTTCCGCTCTCCGAACAGACGACGTGGATGGAGTCGGACGTTGGTGATTCCAAGATACCTGTTTCGACCGATGATCTCGCTGGGAGAAGAGGGCCGGTTGACAGTTCGACGTTCGTTACAACATCTGCCTCGATACTTATTTCTCCCGCGAGTGAGACCAGCGAATGCGATGCAATCTCGCCTCCGGAAGTGGAGAAATCATCACCGCCACCGTATACGGGCCTCAGTCCGCCGGAGTATACCGGCCAAGAGTACGAGACCAGTGAAACGCCTTCGCCGATTTTTCCAAATTATCCACTGACATCGTACGCGGAAGAAACACATCACAGACgctcgaggtcgtccatttcgGACGCCGGGCTTGAATTCACTGCTGCACGCGACGAACGTTTAAAGCGTGATAGCCGATTCGAGTCGGAGCCGGATGAAGCTTTGGCGGAAGAGATCGGCAGATCGAGGCGAACCAGATCGAATTTAGAAAGGTCTACGGACGACGATGTCTCGAGATGTAGAGATGTCGCGAGGCTGCGACCTCCCTTGGCCGCAGCAACGGGTGTTTCGGCCGATTCTGGGACCGGTGATTCCGGAAGTGCGGAGATCCAAGTGGATCCCCTCGGCATTCCCAGAACAACGACAGCCGGTGAAATTCTAGATGGAAGGAACGGAGTTGAGAATGGCCAAGCCGCTAGTAAGTCGTCCATTAAAACTCCCACCGGGAACAATAAGCAAACGGTGAAACTCTTCACGAAGGAAAGTCTCGACAGGTTGGAAAACAAGACCGTACAGCTCGTCAGAGATTATGGCTTTCAGCCGAAACGACGAATGTCGGTCGAAGATGGTGCGGTGCTTCCAAACAAATTCGAACCTTTCCCAACTGAGCTTTACGGTAGGCCTCTCGAGGAGATTGACAACTTTATCTACGACGAG ACATTCTGCGTGGTATCGAAGAGATTTCGTAAAAATTACATTCACCGATTCACGGCGACAAACAGCTGGTTCATATTTTCCCCGTGGAATCCTATAAGGCGGTATTGTATTTACCTAAGCACGAATCAGTACTTCGATTATATAGTCATGGCTACGATAATATTAAATTGTGCCTTCCTCGCCATGACGGAAACTATCGAGGAAGCCGA ATATATATTCTTAGCTATATACACGGCCGAAATGGTGATCAAATCGATAGCCAAGGGATTTGCGCTCAATAAATACACTTACCTGCGAAATCCGTGGAACTGGTTGGATTTCGTGGTGATCACCAGTGGTTATGCGACTATTGGAATGGAAGTAGGAAATTTGGCTGGGTTGAGAACATTCCGAGTATTGAGAGCCCTCAAAACCGTTTCCATTATGCCTG GCTTAAAAACCATCATCAATGCATTGTTACATAGTTTTAAGCAACTTGCCGAAGTAATGACACTCACGATCTTCTGCCTGATGGTTTTTGCACTTTTTGCTCTACAAGTTTACATGGGTGAACTTCGGAATAAATGTGTAAAAATTGTGGAATTCAATAATACTCAAGTCGATTGGAGAGA GTGGACTTGGAACTCGTCCAACTGGGCATTCGATGAAGACGAAGAACCAATAATTTGCGGTAACGCAACCGGGGCCAG GCACTGCAACGAAAGTTACATCTGTCTTTGTGTTGGCCCAAATCCAAACCATGGATATACAAATTTCGACAATTTTCTGTGGTCGATGCTCACCACGTTTCAACTGATTACTCTGGATTATTGGGAAGACGTCTATAATAAG GTATTGTCGGCGTGCGGACCTATCAGCGTCTCGTTCTTCACGGTGGTCGTGTTTTTCGGCTCGTTTTATTTGATCAATTTGATGCTCGCTGTCGTTGCGCTGAGCTATGAGGAGGAAGCCGAAATTACGAACGAG GAACGAAGAAAGGACTTAACCGACCATCGCGAGGACTCGACGTTTAGTTTCGACCCGACAAAAATCAATGTGAAGACGCTTGCcaaagaaaagcaaaagaaaTTAGACGCGAGGAAAGGAGTTCTCCTAAGTAGTTACACGCGCAAAAAAACACGAAGAAGAAGACGTGGGAGAAGCACTGCCGGTTCTGGTTCATCTGGTCAAGATAAAGGTGGCTCTGTGCCAAGCAG GTCGGTGACACCAAGCCCGAGCCCAAGTCCAAGACATTCGAACGTTCGACCGTCTCACTTACTTCTACAAAATATTAGCCCACGAACTGTAGAGAATAACGGGGTTCATAGATTGGCGCCAAATCGTGGAATGCTTCATTCTCGACAAGCAAGTAACAACAGTAATCAACACTCGTCGTTAGACGACTCAGGCGTTGTCGACGACCACGATGGCGACGATGTCACATCCGTAGAAGAACACGACAGGCGCGACAACAAAGAATCCAGGGCCCATTGGCAAGAGAGGATACCAACGAATAATAACGCCGATGGCAATGCCGAAACTAACGCGGTCGAAACGAAGAATGAAACGAATAACGAGACAGAAGTGGACAATGAAAGAGAAAAGTCACAGGCAACTCATTCCGGCGGCTATCTTCGTGCGCCTACGAACGTTCCAGTTTCTCTTGCCAGCGGAACTACTAGAGAAATTCGAGTGTTTAAATGCAACGGCGTGAAAACAAAGAAACAGATGTACACCTTGCCGCCAGAGTATCTATCGCACATTGTTATTTTAG ATGATCTTCCCGATAGAAATTGCGAAAAGTGCATCCAATGCTGTATAGATTACGAGGGTTGGCTACGATTTCAGAATTGCTTGTACAAG GTAGTGAGAGATCCACTATTCGAGTTGACGATCACATTGTGCATCGTCCTGAACACTGGTTTTCTGGCAATGGAACACCACGGAATGAGCGAGTCGATCCGACAGGCGCTCAACATCGGTAATAAAGTGTTTACCAGTATCTTCACCTTCGAATGTTTGCTGAAACTGTTGGCGCTGAGTAAAGATTTCTTCGCCAACGGATGGAACAATTTCGATTTGATAATAGTGTCAGCGTCTCTGATAGATCTTACTTTCGAGCTGGTAGACGGCCTGTCCGTGATACGCGGACTGAGACTTCTGCGTGTGTTAAAACTGGCACAATCCTGGACGACGATGAAGGTTCTTCTCAGTATTATTATTTCAACGATCGGCGCCCTTGGAAATCTCACCTTAGTTTTGGTGATCGTGATTTATATATTTGCCGTGATCGGCATGCAATTATTCAGTAAAGACTACACTTTAGACAAATTTTACCCAGATCCGGTACCACGGTGGAACTTTAACgatttctttcactcgttcatGATGATATTTCGTATATTATGCGGAGAATGGATCGAGCCCCTGTGGGATTGTATGCGGGCAGAAGAGGAAGACGGGCCCGAGGCTTGCTTCGCCATATTTTTGCCAGCTCTCGTAATGGGTAATTTCATGGTGTTGAATCTTTTTCTTGCTTTGCTGCTCAACAGCTTTAATTCggaggaattgaaacagaagaAGGAGGAAGTCGGCGATGACTCGAAACTCGCAAGATCGTTCGATCGTATCCGTTCGATTATACGGAAGAATAAATGTTCGCGCTTGTCTCAAGTTGTCGCTAAAGGGAAAGGGAAGGATGCTCGTTTCGAAAAGATCGTGCGACGCGTAATAGATCGGTCTGACAACGAGACTAAATACGCTATTCAAGAGACTGTACTCAGCCTTCCAAAAGATAACGTTTACAATAGATCTTATCAAGAAAGTTTAAATCAGCCCGTTTTTTCTTACGACCCAATGTACTCTCAGTCTCAAACGGAAGAACAAAGGACAAACGGAAGACAAAGagagaaggaagaagagaaggaCGGCTCGCCAGACGACGAAAACAATTATTCGAGTAAGGAAAAAGAGATTGAGGCAAACGAAGGCAAAGAGGAGGAATGTGAAGAAGTCGATGTCGTGAGAGACTCTTCGTCTTCGAACAAAGCACCAGTTGAAGAAAGAGTCGCGATGCTACCTCAGATAGATCCGTTTCCTAGACCCGAGGATCGGGTACCAAAACGACCTTGGCACGCGCTCGTCAGCTACGTCGATGAACTGACGGTTGGCGGTAGGAGAGATAGTAAAGGAAAATACATCGATGGCATGGGTTCTTTTCCTGGATTTGGAAGAAGCAACCGACGCAAAGAACCGCAAGATTGCTTTCCACGACAGTGTTATCAGAA GTGTACCTGCATCGACCGGTGTATTGCAACAGCTATCGGCAAAAAATGGATCAGAATGCGAACAGTGATTCTTTCAGTCGTTGACACGCCTGCCTTCGAATGGATGATCCTGGTTTTCATTTTTGCATCCTCCATAACTCTTTGTTTCGAAGATATTTATCTAGATGATAATCCTTTCTTGAAGAAAATCCTCTATTGGACCAATCTTGGCTTCTGCGCGCTTTTCAGCATTGAGATGTTACTCAAGTGGTTAGCTCTGGGTTTCTGCAAATATTTCACCAGTTTTTGGACAATCTTGGATTTTATAATTGTCTTT GTATCAACGTTTAGTCTGTTGATAGAAGAAAACGAAAATTTAAAAGTGCTAAGATCTCTAAGAACCTTGAGAGCACTGAGACCATTAAGGGCGATATCGAGATGGCAAGGCATGAGG ATCGTAGTGAACGCGTTGATGTATGCGATACCTAGTATATTCAACGTGCTCCTCGTCTGTCTCGTGTTCTGGCTGATATTTTCTATTATGGGTGTACAATTTTTCGGCGGCAAGTTTTTCAAATGCGTTGACGAGTACGGCGAATTATTAGATATATCA ATTGTAAACACGAAAGACGACTGTCTGAGGAAAAATTACTCTTGGGAAAATAGTAAAATTACGTTTGATCACGTCGGAATAGCTTATCTAGCTCTGTTCCAAGTAGCCACATTCGAAGGGTGGATGGAGGTGATGCAGGATGCAGTAGACGCAAGAGGTGTAGATCTTCAGCCTCAAAGAGAAGCAAACATCTACGCATATTTCTACTTTGTGATATTTATCGTTTGTGGCTCCTTTTTTACACTAAACCTCTTTATCGGAGTAATTATAGACAACTTTAATATGTTGAAGAAAAAG TACGAAGGTGGGGTGCTAGAAATGTTTTTGACCGAGAGTCAAAAGCACTACTACACTGCCATGAAAAAGCTCGGCCGTAAAAAGCCACAAAAAGTAATAAAGCGTCCGATGAATCAAATCCTCGCAATGTTTTACGACCTATCGAATTCACGCAG ATTTGAAATAGCAATTTTCATTTTGATATTCCTCAACATGCTGACAATGGGAATCGAGCATTACGATCAGCCTCATCCAATCTTCTTCGTTCTCGAAGTGTCCAACGCATTTTTCACGACCGTTTTCGGTTTAGAGGCAATCGTGAAAATAATTGGGCTTCGATATCACTATTTCACGGTGCCATGGAACTTGTTCGATTTCCTCCTTGTACTGGCATCcatattaggaatattaatgGAGGATATTATGGTAGACTTTCCGGTGTCTCCGACGCTCCTGCGAGTCGTGAGAGTGTTCAGAATCGGTCGAATCTTAAGGCTCATAAAGGCAGCCAAAGGTATTCGTAAACTGCTCTTCGCTCTGGTGGTTAGTCTTCCGGCGCTGTTCAACATCGGTGCCCTGTTAGCTCTAATTACTTTTATTTATGCCATTATCGGCATGTCAATCTTTGGTCATGTTAAAAAGCAAGGCGCGCTCGATGATATG GCCCATCAAGAAGAAGAGATTGGTATCGTCGAAGATGATTTAGAAATGTTCTACATACGATGGTCCAA GTATGATCCGCACGCGACACAGTTCATAAATTTCTCGCAATTAAGCGATTTCATAGCAAGCCTGGATCCACCGTTAGGAATTTCGAAACCAAATATGGTCGCGTTGGTTAGCTTTAATCTTCCTATCGCAAAGGGTAATAAGATTCATTGTCTGGACATTCTGCACGCACTTGTCAAGCACGTCCTTGGACATGTAGAGGAGTCTGAAGATTTCCGAAAGCTACAGGAACAGATGGATATCAAGTTTAAGAAACAATTTCCTACGCGCAAAGAACTTGAGATTGTTTCATCGACGAGAATGTGGAAACGTCAAGATAAAGCAGCTAGGCTGATTCAACGTACTATCAGGGAATTTATAAC GGCAAAAAAGGAACGTGAAAGGATGGCTCAAGAAGTAGACTCGCAGACTCAAACGTCGAGTCCTGGTGGTGGGAATGAGGGTAGGGGCGGGGGTGGATGGAGTGGCAAAGTATCGGCATTTCTACATGTGCATAGAGGTAGCCGAGCCAGTAGTCGCAAGTCCTCGAGGGCCAGCGACGCCAGCGATTTCAGCGAGCTCGGTACAGCTTCGGCATGGCTTTTTCCAAACTTACCTCTGCTGTTGCTCTCCGGCGCCACCGGTACTCACGAGGACCTGCCTCCTCCCGCTCTGACCGTATCCCGTCCCTCGCCGACTACAGAACAACAATCGTTTACCGGCTCCTCTGCTACTTCTGCTACTTCCTCTGATCTACACATTAG ATCAATCGGGGGTCCGACTCTCGGCCGGCAGAATGCCGTTGAAAGTTATCCCGATGAGGAAGTCCCCAGTCTTCCTACGAAGCGCAGATCACTTCCGCCAAGCGCTACAACACTCTCTCTAAATACCTTACATCGTGACATCAAAGAAGCGTTTAGCAGACGTTGCGGTAGCCTCCGGAAGAAACATCAACCAGCACCAGAACCAGCTCCGCTGCCAATCGAATCTACCGATGTAAGCATACTTGTTACAGAACCCAGTCCAGAGAATTCAGCACCGCCTACAAGACCGGCACTACTTAGACGACAATCCGCCGCCACGGTCGTTCACGTCCTCGTTCATAGAGAGAGTGAAGAATATCGAGATACACAACCCGACAATGCCAGTTGA